One Oncorhynchus masou masou isolate Uvic2021 unplaced genomic scaffold, UVic_Omas_1.1 unplaced_scaffold_2414, whole genome shotgun sequence genomic window, AGGTGAGCTGTAAGGTGATCATGTTTATTCACCTGTACCTGTTTGGCTGTAACTACTTCTGGATGCTGTGTGAGGGCATCTACTTGCACACACTCATCGTCGTGGCTGTGTTCGCCGAGAAACAACACCTCATGTGGTACTACCTGCTTGGATGGGGTACGTGAAGTTACGACAAAACTATTAACTAATGAAACAATTCACTAACTATTACACGATTAAACAACGCTTGCCTTTTTAAGGGACGTTTCTAGAGGTTCATTTCATGTTGAATTACAGTTGTTTGTCCATTATGTCATCCATTAAAATCAATTGTTGAATAATCTCCCAGGATTTCCACTCATACCTGCATTGATACATGCAATAGCACGAAGCTACTACTACAATGATAAGTAAGTATtttgatatctttctctctggtCTTTGATACGTATGCCTTTCTCTGCCACATACAGTAATTCATGGATAAGCCATGTTGTCCACATGAGTCAAATATCTCttggcatctccctctctcctccacagttGTTGGATCAGCTCAAACACTTCCCTCCTCTACATTATCCATGGTCCCATCTGTGCTGCCCTGCTGGTGAGCTCTTCTTTAAGACACAATTCCAAGTACATTAACTAACGTTTATGACCATCCCTGTTCTTCCCCTTGTGTGATCACTGTAAACATAACAGTCATCAACCTCAGGTCTCCTTTATACTCTGGGTGGGATTTTAAGTACATTTACTTTGGACATAATGTACATGTCTCTGGCTGGACTCATTGGACACATTGGCTTATTTCCAAAATATCtatttctaactctctctctctctctctctctctgtctctctgtctctctctgtctctctgtctcttctccccctccctctctcctatccctccctccccctctcctccctctgtctctccccctcctcctcctctctctgtctctctctgtctctctctgtctctctctcttctccctgtcctctctgtccctgtctctcctccccccccttctctacccccttctctcccccccctccctgtccctctctgtctctctgtctctctgtctctctctcttctccccctccctctccctcccctaccccttctctcccccccctcctcctctctctgtctctctctgtctctctgtctcttctccccctccctctctcctacccccttctctccccctcctgtctcttctccccctccctctctcctctccaggtgaacccccttctctccccctcctccttttctgtctctctttgtctcttaaacatctgtctctctgtctcttctcccctccctctctcctacccccttctctccccttctcctcctctctctgtctcttctcctcctcctctctcctacccccttctctcccctcctcctcctctctccaggtgaatCTTTTCTTCCTGTTAAACATTGTCGTGTCCTCATCCAAACTGAAGGTAATCCACCAACAAGCAGAAGATCATTTCCTCTATTTGTAGTAACAAGTGGACTAATAAAGTTGTATTGTATTCTAGGTGACCCATCAAGCTGAATCTAGCCTCTACATGAAGGCTTGAGAGCCACCCTGATCCTCGTCCCTCTCCTGGGCATCCAGTTTGTCTTGTTCCCCTACAAACCCCAGGGACGCTTCGCCTTGGAGATCTACGACTATATTATGAACATCCTCATGCACTACCAGGTAGGTCAACTCTAGAACATTCTCAAATTTCTAGAACTCTAGAGACCTTCTAGAACTTCTAAGTCAACTCTAGAAGTTAAGTTAGAGTAGTGTCCCAAGCTGGTTAGTGTTGTCTTCTTTGTGTTGAAGTATCCTGTTTCTATCCTCAGGGTCTCCTGGTTGCCACCATCTTCTGCTTCTTCAATGGGGAGGTAAGACTTCAGCGGGATATTACGTCAATTCTGAACTAACTCTCCGTCAGAAAGCTGAGCTGATGCAACCATAATTACTTTGATAAGGTACCACGTTGAAGCAATGTAAACTGTTGTCCGATGGGACTTTCTTTCTTCCAGGTCCAAGGTGTTTGCGAAGGCACTGGAACCAGCAGAGGATCCAGTTTGGCAGTAACTTTGCCCACGCAGATGTCTTCCGCTCAGCCTCATACGTGGCGTCATCCCTGACGGAGGTGCATCGCTGCTACAGCATCGGCGGGCACACCGAACACATGAACGGCAAGAACAGCTACCACGACGTGGAGACGGTGACACCCACCATACTCCGGTCGGACAACCCGTTTGCCTGAGACTGAAGGTGGGAAGTCGCGGGTCTTGGGTCTGTACAGTTACACAGTGGCAGTTCAACTTTCAGTTGAAATGGCTGCAGACAATTTGGAACTCTTTTCCCACCATATTCTAGAACATTTTCTCAAACTTCTTGGCAGTCGCCTTCACAGCAATTGGATGATGGTGAAAAAGTACATGAACGTTTATAGGGGGCACTACTCAGCCTCTTGATCTGGTCAATACAGTTACCTTCAACTGATCCACTTTAACTTCACCGGACGGAATAGGCACTTACCTAGAGACACCTGTGTAAAGGAATGGACACTACCTACACTACCTTAAGGGTTTTAGTGTAAGGAATG contains:
- the LOC135533506 gene encoding LOW QUALITY PROTEIN: calcitonin gene-related peptide type 1 receptor-like (The sequence of the model RefSeq protein was modified relative to this genomic sequence to represent the inferred CDS: inserted 1 base in 1 codon), with the translated sequence MDAHGIFSLLLLCSVTELCVLASLEGNDSQQHHTQNVYHDIGVTRNTIVTAQFECYQKIMKNDKHNKIGPVCNRTWDGWLCWEDTEAGFTTNQHCPDYFQDFDTAEMASKVCSETGNWFLHPESNRTWTNYTKCTAYTSAGRVTAMNLYYLVLIGHGLSLTSLFFSLGIFFHFKSLSCQRITLHKNLFFSFVLNSVITIIWLTAVANNQGLVQSNPVSCKVIMFIHLYLFGCNYFWMLCEGIYLHTLIVVAVFAEKQHLMWYYLLGWGFPLIPALIHAIARSYYYNDNCWISSNTSLLYIIHGPICAALLVNLFFLLNIVVSSSKLKVTHQAESSLYMKAXRATLILVPLLGIQFVLFPYKPQGRFALEIYDYIMNILMHYQGLLVATIFCFFNGEVRLQRDITCLRRHWNQQRIQFGSNFAHADVFRSASYVASSLTEVHRCYSIGGHTEHMNGKNSYHDVETVTPTILRSDNPFA